The genomic DNA TCATTCTTGCGACGCCGCGGGAGAACTGGGTGATCGGCCTGGCCTTGGGGGACGCCGCCGCAGCCGTCGACTTCGGCCACGCGCGGGCCGCCGGCCTGGTGCAGCTGACGGTGGGCGATGAGCCGGTGTTGGTCTGGGTCGACGCGACCACCGGCACCGTGCGCGCTTATCTGCGGCGAGTGGCGAATCGCCTGCTGGAGTTCGAGCCGGCGGGCAATGGCGGCTTGCGGGACCGCGAGACGAGCACTCTATGGAGCGCGGCGAACGGCCTGGCGCTCAGCGGTCCGCTTGCAGGCCAAGCCCTGAGCCCGGTGCCGTGGACATCGTCGTTCGACTGGGCCTGGCGCGACTTTTACCCGAACTCCACGTTCATCGGGGCCTGATTCCGCCTAGAGTCACCGATTCGGCGGTGCGGCCCGAGCAATCGCACACCGAGTGGGCGGGAGTTTTTTTGCACGTTCGGCGTTTAAGTTCGACTCCGAATCACCTCCGCAACCACCGGAATCTCAACGCAATGGTCGAGCAGCGGACAAACCGCGCAGTCGATGATGAGCTTCGCCGGCGGCCGGGTCGCCCGACAGAAGCCGGCCCGCTCGAACAGCCCCACCACGTCCCGGTTCACGAGCGAATAGAGCTGACCGAACCCCCGGGACCTGGCCTCGGCCTTTGCCGTTTCGATTAACTGCAAGCCCAGCTGCCGACCACGAAAGGCGTCGCTCACCGCCAGGGAGCGCAGCTCCGCCATCTGGCCCAGGTCGTCGTTGGCATCGTGCTGAATCCCAAAGTCATCCGCCGGCAGCCTGTTCGCCAGCCAGGCGATGACCTCTTGGTGGTTCGACGGCATGCCGTAGACGGCGACGGAGACGCACCCGACGACTTCGCCGGAGGGCGCGACGGCCGTGAAGAATCGACCCAAGTCCTCATCCCCAAGCATCCGGAGAATCTGCTGCGGACTGACCGGCAGCAAGGCTCCCGACCCATCCGACCGAAACCGGTTGGCCGCAATGAGCGCCGCGATGCTCGGGATGTCGTCCAGCAACGTGGGGCGAATCACCGCCGGCACATCGCTCGTTGATTCTCGGTGCGTAGTCATTTCATGCGACTGCGATCGGTCCGGCATGACCGAAGCTATGCGGAACGGTAGAGATCGGCGATCGTGACCGGATCGCCGCTGGCCGCCGAACGATAGGCCGCGTCGACCATCTCCACCGACCACTGCGCAATCGAGCCCGGCGACAGGTTTGGCGCCCGGCCCAACACCACGTCGGCCAGGTTCTTCGCCGGCTCCCGCAGCGGGTAGTGCAGCGAGGCATCCTCCTCGCGCATTTCCTCGCCGCCGCCGCCATAGCGGTGCAGCGTCAGCCGCGGCGTCCGCTCCATATCGACTTCCATCCAGCCCCGCGAGCCAAAGATGCGCAGCTCGTTGTGAGGGGTGTCGTCGCCGGGTTTCGTCCCGATGCTAGCCACCGTGCCCAACGCGCCGCCGGTGAAGCGCACGCTCAGCGCGTCCACCGCGTCGACGGGCACTTCGAGATTCGACATATACCCATGGACCGACTCCGGCCCGTCGTCAATCACGAAGGCCGCCAGCGCCGCCGAATGCGTGAGCTGATTCTGCCCCTGCCCGTGGGCGCTGAAGTTTTGGCCCGTGGGGCCGTGCACCGGAAAGTCCCAGCCCTCGAGCACGTCCGGCTGCCGCACGAGCTGGATGGCCGAGCTTGCAAATAGGCTATGGACCAATTCGACCTCGCCGATCGCACCGCCGGTAATCAACTCGCGGGCGCGGCGCGCCAGCCGCGTGTAGTGAAACGTGTGGCCGACCAAGACTTCGGTGCCGGCGCGCTCGGCCGCTTCCAGCAGCACCCGGCCCTCGGGCGCAATCTCGGTCATTGGCTTCTCGATCAGCACATGCAGCCCCGCGTCGATGGCCCGGTGCGCCAGCTCGAAATGCGTGGCGTTGCTGCTGGCGACGACCAGTCCGTCCAGCGGCTCCCGCGCCAGCATGCGGTCGAGGTCGTCGTAGACCGCGGCCACGCCGTAGTGCTCGGCCGCCCGCGCCGCGCGCTCCGCATCCAGGTCGCAGAGCGCCGGAACCTCGG from Chloroflexota bacterium includes the following:
- a CDS encoding GNAT family N-acetyltransferase; translated protein: MTTHRESTSDVPAVIRPTLLDDIPSIAALIAANRFRSDGSGALLPVSPQQILRMLGDEDLGRFFTAVAPSGEVVGCVSVAVYGMPSNHQEVIAWLANRLPADDFGIQHDANDDLGQMAELRSLAVSDAFRGRQLGLQLIETAKAEARSRGFGQLYSLVNRDVVGLFERAGFCRATRPPAKLIIDCAVCPLLDHCVEIPVVAEVIRSRT
- a CDS encoding Gfo/Idh/MocA family oxidoreductase, encoding MRVARIGVVGTGWWATEAHIPGLIEHPLAEVPALCDLDAERAARAAEHYGVAAVYDDLDRMLAREPLDGLVVASSNATHFELAHRAIDAGLHVLIEKPMTEIAPEGRVLLEAAERAGTEVLVGHTFHYTRLARRARELITGGAIGEVELVHSLFASSAIQLVRQPDVLEGWDFPVHGPTGQNFSAHGQGQNQLTHSAALAAFVIDDGPESVHGYMSNLEVPVDAVDALSVRFTGGALGTVASIGTKPGDDTPHNELRIFGSRGWMEVDMERTPRLTLHRYGGGGEEMREEDASLHYPLREPAKNLADVVLGRAPNLSPGSIAQWSVEMVDAAYRSAASGDPVTIADLYRSA